Within the Platichthys flesus chromosome 16, fPlaFle2.1, whole genome shotgun sequence genome, the region ATACTGAGAAAGTTTAATAAGAAGTTCAAATTATGAGGGAATTTCCAGTATTTTGGGAGGACAGATATCTTTATGGAAAgccagtaggggagagcggggtaatgtgagacacccctgtatctaggcaacggaacacatttgtggtcatttgaccattatgtttaaAAGCCCCTCCCGTTCCCCCCTTGCcgtgaaggagaagttggtgctggtgctgggaaagtatgttttttcacaaaaatttgttttttcttgctttgaacctaataaactgttgtgtcaaaacaaattgaataagGTAGAAAAactccaacatataaaaccatgtgattgatgctaactgaagattagcctgaattgctaagagatgttttcaaaaacggtggctgtggggtaaagtgggacaaatacaccatgaagcacaagttaagtttagtttaaaacgtactttagtgttatattacattataaatgttttatttttaatgtcataaacattgtagaaaagccatcatgccaagaaactatacaccaggaagacaacctggggccaaacacccctcgcagagatggagagtgtagctgctgaggtcatgcaaggaaagaagtccttaagaaaagctggaagggatagaaatattgataagagaaccctcaaaagattcataaagaaaaaagagaaaggaaagtaaaatcagtagcctggggtgcagtagcttaggtaaagagaatattcacagatgagatggaggaggagccaaacacttgaaacaactagctgaccagttccatggccttgctccagttaagtgccgtgaactggcatttgaatacgcaaagaaaaacaatatccctgtccctgccagttggacagagatcacatgaatcataataatcataaatgtgcttaattgaccaatccccattaTTCTATTACTTCATTTCTTCCTGTTGAGCGGATTGGTGGTAGATGTGCGgttaacacatccactgtgcatttaaccaGCACAATTGAAAAGTGACtgtaatcatgccactctgTACAGGGTTGAGATTTAGGATTGtgttttggataataataaaatgctgaaatgtgCTTTTTCATAGCATTGATTTTGCTCATGGTATACAATGTAATTAATTATAGCACACTTACTTAACTTTACAATTtcaggttttgtatttattttaagcctggTGTACTGAGGCCAGGCAGTTTAGAAAAAGGTGTTATCTGCTCCGAgggaaactatcctgatttgcatttgtaaagtgcAGAGCttttgcatttgcatgtgaaagcctcCCCTAGGCTTAGGAGAAGGGGGGTCACCTCCAAACATTTTCAGGCTTGTAAAGCGGCAAGACACTGATAACAGAAATTTCACCAAGAATTTCCTGCGACATTAACTGGcacaaattcttcttttcatgcagtgaccgggctgctcaagtgcgtgagtggttccaggacaACCCACATATTTCCATTCTaaaccttccaccttattctcctttccctCATcccattgaggaattattttcagcttggaggtggaaggtatatgaacggaacccacaggaccgggtcccactgctccaggccatggttGAGGCCTGTGGCaacgtgagtgtcgaggcctgtcagcattttgagtgtgaggtttttagttttctgtgtgcagttttgagaaagccgttattgttttgaaaaacaattgtgaaaaactgtaatttttgtgaaggggggggggggttgaacagGCCGGTTTaaagtactgtactgttctctgtgtgtacagaaataaacctttttttgctgcatatttgtgtgctgttttatgtttgactatgataAAAGTGGGCCTACACTGAGAccttttacaaaaggagaaatggctcattctccggAGTCAATGTCATTCCtgtggtgtgttccattttgatgattgtgttttcaattttgcacttcagtgtgctgtaaatgcttggtagtgtgcaagcaaatgcttagttgtgtgttctcaatgaatggtatgtgtgtcatttgaaaatatggctgtgtgtaccaaatcaAAACACGAGTAccattttgtgaacagttaagagatttgatggcaaagagtcatcttgcaaagggagtgtcaggtctAGCATtctgcaaaacactaaacacacttgtatacattaaacacagaagtATATCAAGATGTCACTTCTTTGCAATTCCTAAGCACTGCCTGTCAAATGACCACCCCTATGGGCCAATGGTTcaacacagccatcaggtgttcaaacacatgattgcttaattgtagacacaccaatcaggtttAAGCACTGTACAAATGCATCAGCTGAGTTCACCggttttcaaccaaaatggagcttgtgctcaaaaaaagaagaagagtgcgggtgagagggggaatccacggaggaggagaaggctgaGGCTGCGGGATTAgtaatgatgttgtgtgtgatgttgcataCTGCTTACATAACTTTCacaatgtaaatgtactgtattccaGTACCTATGCTGAACTTCTTAATCTTGTCTTTCCctgtatttctgagagttttacagatggatgctgAGGAAATCGCATGAATTCCTATACATAGATGAGGCAGGGTTCATGGGACAAAATCAAAAAGGAGAGGCAGACATAGCATTGGCCACAGGGCTATAATCATGGGGTGTTTATGGGGAGAGTGTGGCCtgggggatagagcgggtgttctgcaacaagaaggttgctggttcgaatccctctctttctcatctgcatacctaagtgtccttggcaagatactgaacccctaaatggcccctcatgaatgatgagtgtactaaaaatgtaagtcgctttggacaaaagcgtcagctaaatgacatgtaatgtaatcaatGTCTCAGGGCAATGTGGGGGTAACATCAGCGTTTGtgctgccactacacagaatggggtcctcCTCTATCACGCCAATATGATCCCTTACAACACACTTGTAAATAAATGTCAGTTTCAGGCCTTTGTACACAAAGACCTGTTGCTGTTTCCCGAACATTTCAGGCCCCTCCCTCTTCACTTGTCTTACTCCAGACCTTATACGAAGACCCTCGTTATATCCTCTTCATCCACATGGTGATAAACTACTCCATCCAGCTGACCGTAACGTCACACTTTTTGTCTTTAGCTACATCTTCTACAAGATCAACATCTCTTTCTGCTGCCTCCTCATCCTGGTGGCCATCTTCACCACCAGGAACACCCCGGTCAATTTAGCTATCATGGCCATTGAGCGCTACATTGCCATTTGCAAACCTTTTCGCCACTCGCAAATCTGCACAGTGAGAAAAACGTACATGGTCATTGGGGTGATTTGGTTTCTGTGCGCGGCTCAAGATATCACAGATCTGTTTGTGACTCTAGCCACTGAATCCCTGAGCTTCTTTCATGAGTCGGCGAAGTGTTCAAAGACCCGATCCTTGTGCATAAAAGACAAGCGTTTGACATCATCTATTTCTCCTTTGTGTTTCTGACTCTGATCTTCACCTACTTCCGAATACTGTTTGCAGCGAGAGCCATGGCCACAGAGAAGATGTCAGCGCAGTTTAGTGAAATAGTTAACTAACCACACTAACCAGCTGTGGTGACGTTGTTACCTGAACGCGCTCCACTGCAAACCGAACGGACGTACAGATGACGTCACGGTTACGTCAATGGTACAGCCCACTGTAGGGGTGACCCCTCAGCAAATAAACTGCAATATTTGCAATAACAGGTAAGTTTAATGAGTAgagttatatttgtatttcttataggagcatttaataattaattaggGGGCTACCCCCCATAGTTCCTGAAATTTAAACACTGTCTATAATTGTAGTTCAGTTAAAATAAGTCTCTCTatgtgtatctatctatctatctatctatctatctatctatgtatctatctatctatctatctatctatctatctatctatctatctatctacctatctatctatctatctatctgtctcttcttctgctcatcTCTTCAGCTCGTGGATCTGAAGTCTCCTCATACTCAATCATGACCTTCAATCCTCCCCTATGACAACCtgattaatacacacacacacacacacacacacacacacacacacacacacacacaaacacacacacacacacacacacacacacacacacgcacacataaataCCACAGACGTTATAAACGAGGGCTCAGGGTGTTGGAGGAGTCACTGACAGTCAGTAACTAACGGAGAGTGAAGTTTCCTGTCTGTGAATGAAATATCATCATCGTCGCTGTTATCATTTCTTTATGCTGTGTCGGGCTTCACACACTTGCTTTGGCGAATGTGTAAGTTTGTGTCCACAATGTTTATAAGATAATTGTAGATGTCTCAAAGTTTTCTCTGCTCTAAATTGTTTTATCGTTTCTTTACAGACTGTGGACTGAATATTTATCGGATGCTGAGTGAAGTAAGTCTTTAAATATGTTGTATAATgcatatgaaaacatttatattgtaaACCTGTTGTATTGTAGTATTTACTAATAGTATACATGTGTCTGACAACATGGTGAGGTGTCTAAGCTATTAAAATTGTTATCTGtctatttattataattaatcaaacatgttttataatcATTTCATCTGTGCCTGACAAAGGAGCAATGTCATTCAGGAAATCAGcatctgtgtgcgtttgtctgtgtgagagtcAAAGTTACTACACTgcttaaattattaaaatattaacattCACCTTATTTCTTATAATGTCAACCCGACAGTCTTTCATAAAGCCCTGCATGGATTTTGTGtcagaattataaaaaacaatgatCATGCTTGATCTCGTCGAAAAGTTTTAACCCAAATACTCTCACATAtggatacatttaaaaaaaattgccttGTAGTGAATCATCTAATATTGAAATCTGTCATCATTAAAATGACTCGCTGCAGAATTCAACCATAAAACACTGCATGAATACAACTGTTTGTATATATCTGTAAAACATTgtgattttctgtttcttcagaTTGTGACGAGGAGTCAGAGTCAGTTATGCTcaacttcacctcctccatccctctgggCCCCCTGCTGAGtaacagcagcttcacactgacagggggcgctgtggctgTACCGAAAGACAGCTTCTCTAATGCTCTGACCAAGAACATAGTGGCCATGTTGGTGTGGCTCACCCTCACTGTCATCAACAGCAGCATGGTGCACACCTTCCTCCGTCACAGGTGCATTTAACACAGAAAGTAAACCTGACCTGCTTCAGATTTAGTCTCTGCTGCATCAAAACACAGACTGCAAACAGACAGCACTGTGAAGTAATGTGTGTTATTCTACTGTAATTATACAGATCCTGTCATTGATTTATTCGTTTTTTGGAGGAGCATGATGCTCGTGTACTGTACAAAAGAAATATAAGTTGACCtgtcacacacaacaaatacacaatcaaaTGAGCAAAGTAatcaaatttcaaaataaaaaaacatgtgctcAGTGATGAAGGCCGAAATCATTTCCTTTAACATAAGTCCACTTTGTTCAGGGTCCTGTAACCTGCAGCTGAAACCATTTCTTCATCCACAGAAGATTATTTGACAGAATTTGGAAAAGTTATTGATCATTTCAGTAATTTTCTCAGGCACAGAATTAAGGATTCagtaaataattgtgttttttttggaatttCAATATAGATACGTATAAAGTTTAAATAGTTTGACTGCAACAAACAATGAATTGATTAATAAAGAGAATAATGTAGATATAAACAATATGCAAATATATAATGATCATAATTTTCAGTCTGTGAAGTGTAATCATAGAGTTCTCCCTCTCTGACTGCAGCCTCTTCTATGAGAACCCACGATACATCATGTTCATCTGCATGGTGATAAACGACGCTCTGCAGCTGACCCTGGTCACAGCTCTCTATGTCGCCAGTTACATCTTCAGGAAGATCCACGCCTCCGTCTGCTGCCTCCTGGTGAATCCACATCATACCTCGTTCACACGCAGGAGTCTGACCATCACCAGCTGCAAGCGTTCTGGGACTTTGGGGCCCTTTACAGCTGGGGGCCCCAGACAATTCCTTGCTTGGCCTTTCCTTTTGCAAACTAACCTGACTACTCTGACCACTCCCCCCCCAGATCATGACGGCGGTCCTCACCACCCgcttcacccctctcatcctgGCCGGCATGGCGGTGGAGCGATACATCTCCATCTGCTTCCCTCTGCACTACAGCCACATGTGCACCGTGCCTCgcaccctcctcctcatctgcgtcatcttcatcctcaccgCCACCCCGCCCGTCACCGACTTCCTCATCACCCTTGTCAAGGAGCCCCCCAGTTTCTTCCACACCACCGTTTTCTGCGACCACTCGCTTCTTTTCCGCGACCGCTCCATCTACTACAAGAACTGTGTGTTTGACGGGACGTACCTGTCTTGCGTGGCTCTGACGCTGCTCTTCACCTACTGTAAGATCATGCTGACGGCCAGAGCGGCCTCTACGGGGCTGGCCTTGGTGACGAGAGCCAGGAACACCGTGCTGCTCCACGGGGTCCAGGTAGGTGTCACACAGTGGTGGTTTTAGATGTTACGTTGCCCTGGGCGAACTCCCCTAACCCAACCATaaacccatccatccatcatctgcaCCGGGGGAGGCTGGAGCCGATCAGCTGAGACTGGAtgagaggacgaggacacaGGTCACCAGGGTCAACAGatacaaacaaccattcacaatCACATCAACAGACAATTTAGTCTCCAATCAACCCagcctgcatgtgtttggactctgagaggaaacactgcagcCCTGTGCCTCCCTAAATATGAACCCCTAACAACATGAATACCCAAATTATATACGATCGTAATAATCACAAATGAACCGGACTGTTGTCTGAATTAGGAGCTGAGCCTGGTCCTTCTACATTCTGATCCTCACAAGATCTCGttacagaaagagagagattgtgAATACTGACGGGCGAAGTTCGGTTCCTCTGTCAGTTATCTGGtagaaaaattaataaatgtccTGAAACATCCCAAACTGTCGACTCTACATAACACAACACTGATCCTGCAGGACAGGTTGAAACAATATGAACCATTTTCAACTCATAAATGTCGATTTCTTATTAGCTTGGTAATAAGTGTCAACGTTTTTTTACAGCTCAAAAATCCATTGAAAAAGTTCAGTATATCTTAATCAAATTGCATTAGAATCCATGTACACATTTTTATCTCAGTTATTTGAAAAGTATCACAGGTCATGTGTacctgaaaaacaaatctgagcTGGAAGTCCTTAGCAACCTCACATAAGTTTTCTCTTTATTCTAAAACTGTAAAGACATGTGCttcatctctgtttctctcagctTCTGCTGTGCATGCTCGCCTTCGTGGTTCCCTCCCTGCAGGCGGCGCtcatctccctcttccctcGGCTCAGCCTGGAGATTCGTTACATTTTCTTCCTGCTCGTTTACATCATCCCTCGCTTCCTGAGCCCCATCATCTACGGCTTCAGGGACGAGCTGTTCAGAAAGTACTGGACCAGGGCCCTGGCTTGTCGAGGCAGTATCATCAGGGTCAGGCCTGTGGTGCAGAAGGTCAACCTGAAGGTCAAATAACCACTACAGACAAATCTGAGTCTGACCGACGGCTCTGTCTCTGAATGTGGTTTGAATCCCTCCTTCACAGAAACATGATGACCTCATGGTGACTGTTGAAATATGAACATGTTTCCTGAGAACAAGAGATATTTATAATCTCGTTCATATCCAAAGATCAACACTAGTCCTGAGTAGACGGATGAGCTCCAGATCTTAAACAGAGCATGATGATAACTGTGTTTTAATCTCACAGGTAGAACTTCTCCACATTTGATATGCTTATACCTCCACAATCACATGTGTTGTCACAGGGTTAGAAACCAGTACTTTTTTAATTGAAGGATATTTCAGtcacttttaaacaaaaattgaaatatgaaatatgtaaaCTGTATAtgtaaatttaatattttggaGTCTGAGGGAATGGCCACACGAAGTGAATATTTGAACAttaccttcacttcctgttcacttcCAGTCATCGAGGACGGAGAGAAGAATATTCGCTTTGCTGTTGTTGAGGAAATACAACTTTGGACATATCACGATGTAATCATAACTAGAACTGGCTCAGCTTCATTTTACCCGGGGGCCTGAGTTTTAAAGTCATATCTGTGTCATTGATCGAACTTCACATGACGATAAATGAATTCACGTCTGCTCTATT harbors:
- the LOC133971020 gene encoding odorant receptor 131-2-like, translated to MLNFTSSIPLGPLLSNSSFTLTGGAVAVPKDSFSNALTKNIVAMLVWLTLTVINSSMVHTFLRHSLFYENPRYIMFICMVINDALQLTLVTALYVASYIFRKIHASVCCLLIMTAVLTTRFTPLILAGMAVERYISICFPLHYSHMCTVPRTLLLICVIFILTATPPVTDFLITLVKEPPSFFHTTVFCDHSLLFRDRSIYYKNCVFDGTYLSCVALTLLFTYCKIMLTARAASTGLALVTRARNTVLLHGVQLLLCMLAFVVPSLQAALISLFPRLSLEIRYIFFLLVYIIPRFLSPIIYGFRDELFRKYLKRYLLCKVSTT